The following are encoded together in the Malaya genurostris strain Urasoe2022 chromosome 3, Malgen_1.1, whole genome shotgun sequence genome:
- the LOC131434928 gene encoding uncharacterized protein LOC131434928, whose translation MSDEQNNLTSSNNDRHCKRCNRADADDDMVCCDVCESWIHFQCAGVSESIAEPDRSFKCSKCMTDWDGESKSAVSFNESSVSKSSRASQKLQLSLQLLEEQQNLKQKQIEIEQEYLRKRYELLLQIEEEKDSSKSSRKSGISVKRRCEQMENWLNKGTQVDRAGQSEPKMSEQKVTLPAPVVCQKNDVPVPKPTSFASNVLTVTNPNSLNLNPGVPVPGGSISTESFVSTPGKTTANPHSISSVVSGIVIPAEGSSITSAAVMSTSVSLIPVSVPTISTSILPSVTDALIRAVPVCSHSRINTGEVIQTIPPMSSLQLYKRNVTNSGLVSSGNTVFTSTVQHPSISGLAVSGVPWLPEFPVLNPVSSSPLPDRSYRSIPGLATITSTVQHPSIPGLAVSGVPWLPEYPVSSYYPPTSVPVSAVRPASVPSVVPSSLGVYGNRHDVPVSVGPNSAQLAARQVMPRELPKFNGDPHEWPIFYSSFKNTTDVCGYTDAENLARLQRCLGGAALEAVRSRLLLPASVPYVMDTLQKLYGRPEILISSLLKKVRNVPPPKSENLSSIVCYGLAIQNLVDHIVLAEQQAHLSNPMLLQELVDKLPASLKMQWGTFKQAYTNVNLATFNGFMSGLVNLASELCIDVVSVQNYQQSQRTEKQKQKEKLFTHSSVLPSTSKDRSVEESTSKACAYCGKDDHQIINCRGFKSLDVGGRWKAVRQKNLCRLCLIPHRKWPCRSKKECGQDGCRVRHNMLLHSSRNDDGNGHRSEEVVHQNHHHTKSFSLFRYLPVTLYGNGREVNTFVFLDDGSSCTLLEEGIAAQLGIEGEPDHLWLSWTGKVSRHEKTSRRLSIKISGDEHKEMFQLANVRTVRELGLPSQTLDYSELSDRFPHLQGLPVASYIDAKPGMIIGLEHVRLLTSLKTREGCSSEPVASKTRLGWCVYGRNCGNGDSVEQLHIHSCDDMSNSSLHDAMRKFFAVEEVVSTHQLESEEDKRARSILEVTTVRKGNRMETGLLWRNDERNFPNSYQMAISRLRGLEKRLAKDPDLRIKVIDQIKSYEQKQYVRKISPEELAKVNTRRTWFLPLGVVTNPKKPNKIRMVWDAAAKAGGVAFNDMLLKGPDLLVSLVNLLLRFREGKIAVCSDIREMFLRILIREEDKWSQCFLWRNSPADEVQVYVINVAMFGATSSPCTAQFVKNRNALEYAKLYPRAADAIVYNHYVDDFLDSVNSEDEAVKLIEEVQLIHAAAGFEFGKILSNSSNVLDRLGETESLNSKSLGLDKNPSCERVLGLVWVPSTDSFTFDRSAVKDVLGSNIVTPTKRQVLRTVMKLYDPLGFVAHFVVQGKILMQEIWRAGTNWDEPISECLSDLWSRWIELYDKIDEVRIPRCYFVGPKEVDEIEIHVFTDASVSACACVAYLRMSNNGSCWCSLVAAKTKVAPIRPLSVPRLEIQAAMMGARLMQTVSSALTVNIKRRFLWTDSTVVLAWLRSDSRRYPPFVSFRVGEILSLTSVDEWYYVPSKLNVADDATKWNTGLSFDPDSRWFQAPSFLPTKEQWPKQSTKVDEADASVEEVRVVAVHQAVEEIVNADRFSNWNRLVRAMAYVYKAINKWKQSESGSCLRQDEFNKAEEALWRQAQAQSYEEEIQALTKGCSVSKQSSLRSMVLYLDDKGLVRIKGRIGNASHIPYATRYPVVLPRNSRITFLLVDAFHRRFLHANNETVYNELRQKFHIPKLRTFIRQVGRICQHCKVKKAVPVPPLMGPLPKVRLTPFIRPFTYVGVDYMGPFEVKIGRSLVKRWICLFTCLTIRAVHLELVHSLSTISCVMAVRRFVSRRGAPLEIFSDNGTNFVGANRQLTEERSKIEKISKHCAATFTNADTQWHFNVPAAPHMGGPWERMVKSVKIAMKAISDSPRHPSDEVLETIMLEAEGIVNSRPLTYVPLEAEDQESLTPNHFLLYSSSGIKQPPSDPVAKGYILRDSWKLAQHIVDEFWRRWVREYLPMLTRQTKWFDAVKPLAPGDLVVVVDEQARNRWERGRILETFPDKTGQVRRATVQTNRGVFARPAVKLAVLDVVSSSQNSERIASESGMIHG comes from the coding sequence ATGTCAGACGAACAAAATAATTTGACATCGAGTAATAACGATAGGCACTGCAAGAGGTGCAATCGTGCCGATGCCGATGACGACATGGTATGTTGCGATGTATGTGAATCGTGGATTCACTTTCAGTGTGCTGGTGTTAGTGAATCTATTGCCGAACCGGATAGAAGTTTTAAGTGCAGTAAATGCATGACTGATTGGGATGGCGAATCGAAATCAGCTGTTTCTTTCAATGAGTCGTCTGTCAGCAAGAGTAGTCGAGCATCGCAGAAATTGCAGCTTAGTCTTCAACTTCTTGAGGAGCAGCAAAATTTGAAGCAGAAACAAATCGAAATAGAACAAGAGTACTTACGGAAGCGATATGAATTGCTGCTTCAGATTGAAGAGGAAAAAGATTCTAGCAAATCAAGTCGGAAAAGTGGAATCAGCGTGAAAAGAAGGTGTGAACAAATGGAGAACTGGCTTAATAAGGGAACACAAGTTGACAGAGCGGGACAGTCGGAGCCTAAAATGTCTGAACAGAAGGTTACCCTGCCAGCACCAGTCGTTTGCCAGAAGAATGATGTTCCGGTACCAAAGCCAACGTCATTTGCCTCGAACGTTCTTACTGTGACCAATCCGAATTCGCTTAATCTCAATCCAGGAGTTCCAGTTCCAGGTGGAAGTATTAGTACCGAATCGTTTGTATCAACACCGGGCAAAACTACAGCAAATCCGCATTCGATTTCTTCAGTAGTTTCTGGTATAGTGATCCCTGCTGAAGGTAGTTCGATCACGTCCGCTGCTGTAATGTCGACGAGCGTTTCGTTAATACCCGTATCTGTACCAACAATTTCAACATCGATTCTGCCCAGCGTTACGGATGCTCTTATCCGTGCAGTGCCAGTCTGTTCACATTCACGAATAAATACCGGAGAAGTAATCCAAACGATTCCGCCAATGTCTTCATTGCAGTTGTATAAAAGAAACGTAACTAACTCAGGACTTGTCTCTTCTGGAAATACAGTATTCACTTCTACTGTGCAGCATCCTTCGATTTCTGGCTTGGCAGTTTCCGGAGTTCCATGGTTACCGGAATTTCCCGTTTTGAATCCAGTGTCTTCATCTCCGCTGCCCGATAGGAGCTACCGTTCGATTCCTGGCTTGGCCACAATCACTTCTACTGTGCAGCATCCTTCGATTCCCGGTTTGGCAGTTTCCGGCGTTCCATGGCTACCCGAATATCCTGTTTCGAGTTATTATCCACCAACAAGTGTGCCTGTTTCTGCTGTAAGACCGGCGTCAGTACCGTCTGTTGTACCATCATCGTTGGGAGTTTATGGAAATAGACACGATGTTCCAGTTAGCGTAGGGCCGAATAGTGCTCAGTTGGCGGCTAGGCAGGTTATGCCGCGTGAATTACCGAAGTTCAACGGGGATCCTCACGAGTGGCCCATCTTCTACAGTTCTTTTAAGAATACAACGGATGTTTGTGGATACACCGACGCTGAGAATCTAGCCAGATTACAACGTTGCTTAGGAGGTGCCGCACTGGAAGCAGTAAGGAGTCGTCTACTTTTACCAGCGTCCGTGCCGTACGTGATGGATACATTACAAAAGCTCTACGGTAGACCCGAAATTCTGATCAGTTCTCTTCTGAAGAAAGTACGAAACGTTCCACCGCCAAAGTCAGAAAATCTGAGTTCCATTGTCTGCTACGGGTTGGCGATACAAAATCTCGTTGATCACATTGTGTTGGCCGAACAACAAGCACATTTATCGAATCCTATGTTACTTCAAGAATTAGTTGATAAATTGCCCGCTTCATTGAAGATGCAGTGGGGCACGTTCAAGCAAGCGTATACGAACGTCAACTTGGCGACGTTCAACGGATTTATGTCAGGACTAGTGAATTTAGCTTCCGAGCTTTGCATTGATGTAGTCTCTGTCCAAAACTATCAACAGTCGCAGAGAACggaaaaacagaaacaaaaggAAAAGCTATTTACTCATTCCAGCGTGCTGCCTAGTACGTCGAAAGACAGGTCAGTCGAGGAATCTACTTCAAAAGCGTGCGCTTACTGTGGGAAAGACGACCATCAGATTATAAATTGTCGCGGTTTCAAATCGTTAGACGTTGGAGGTCGGTGGAAGGCAGTTCGACAGAAGAACTTGTGCCGGTTGTGCTTGATTCCGCATCGTAAATGGCCGTGTAGATCGAAGAAGGAATGTGGACAAGATGGATGTCGAGTTCGACATAATATGCTACTACACAGTAGTCGCAATGACGACGGAAATGGTCATAGGTCGGAAGAAGTCGTTCATCAGAACCATCATCATACGaaatccttttcgttgtttcgttATTTGCCAGTTACGCTGTATGGAAACGGAAGAGAAGTAAACACCTTCGTATTCCTAGATGATGGATCGTCGTGTACACTGCTTGAAGAAGGAATCGCTGCACAGCTTGGCATAGAAGGAGAACCTGATCATCTATGGCTGAGTTGGACCGGAAAGGTTAGCAGACATGAAAAAACTTCAAGGAGGCTGAGTATTAAAATATCCGGAGACGAACATAAGGAAATGTTTCAGCTGGCTAATGTTCGTACGGTGCGTGAGCTAGGTCTTCCAAGTCAAACACTGGACTATTCAGAGTTGTCGGATAGATTTCCGCATCTTCAAGGACTTCCCGTAGCCAGCTACATCGATGCCAAACCTGGTATGATAATCGGCTTGGAACACGTACGGCTTCTAACTAgcttgaagacaagagaaggcTGTAGTAGTGAACCTGTAGCGTCGAAAACTCGGTTGGGATGGTGCGTGTACGGAAGGAATTGTGGAAATGGAGACTCGGTTGAACAGTTACACATCCATTCATGTGACGACATGAGCAACAGCAGCCTACATGATGCAATGCGGAAGTTTTTTGCGGTGGAAGAAGTAGTTTCGACGCATCAGTTAGAATCGGAAGAAGATAAACGAGCACGTAGTATTTTGGAGGTAACAACGGTACGAAAAGGAAACCGAATGGAGACGGGTTTGCTTTGGCGAAATGACGAGCGGAATTTCCCGAACAGCTATCAAATGGCGATCAGCAGGTTGAGAGGCTTAGAGAAACGGTTAGCAAAAGACCCCGACTTACGGATAAAAGTCATTGATCAAATCAAAAGCTACGAGCAGAAACAGTACGTTCGAAAAATATCGCCAGaagaattagcaaaagtaaacaCTAGGCGAACATGGTTTCTACCGTTAGGTGTTGTGACGAATCCCAAGAAACCAAACAAGATTCGAATGGTGTGGGATGCAGCTGCGAAAGCAGGTGGAGTTGCGTTTAATGATATGCTGCTCAAAGGTCCAGATCTGCTCGTATCGCTAGTCAACCTTTTGCTACGTTTTCGAGAAGGCAAAATAGCAGTATGCTCGGATATTCGCGAAATGTTTCTGAGAATTCTCATTCGGGAAGAGGATAAGTGGTCGCAGTGCTTTCTGTGGCGTAACAGTCCAGCAGATGAAGTGCAGGTGTACGTAATCAACGTCGCTATGTTCGGAGCAACCAGCTCACCGTGTACGGCACAGTTCGTAAAGAACAGAAACGCTCTCGAATATGCCAAATTATATCCCAGAGCAGCAGATGCAATCGTTTACAACCACTACGTCGACGATTTTCTGGACAGTGTCAATTCGGAGGATGAAGCAGTAAAACTAATTGAAGAAGTGCAGCTCATCCACGCTGCAGCAGGGTTTGAATTCGGAAAGATATTGTCGAACTCGTCGAATGTGCTCGATCGTCTGGGAGAAACCGAGTCGTTGAAcagcaagtcgctaggtttggACAAAAATCCTTCGTGCGAGCGAGTCTTAGGATTGGTGTGGGTTCCGTCAACGGATAGCTTTACCTTCGATCGATCAGCCGTTAAAGATGTTCTAGGTAGCAATATTGTAACTCCGACAAAACGGCAAGTGCTACGAACAGTAATGAAACTGTATGACCCCTTGGGATTCGTAGCACATTTTGTGGTCCAAGGAAAAATCCTAATGCAAGAAATTTGGCGTGCAGGAACTAACTGGGACGAACCGATTTCTGAGTGCTTAAGCGATCTTTGGAGTAGATGGATTGAGTTGTACGACAAGATCGACGAAGTAAGGATACCCCGATGTTATTTTGTTGGACCTAAGGAGGTGGATGAAATCGAGATCCATGTGTTCACAGATGCCAGCGTGTCGGCATGTGCATGTGTAGCATATCTGAGGATGTCGAATAACGGAAGTTGCTGGTGTTCTCTAGTAGCAGCAAAAACAAAGGTTGCGCCAATTCGTCCACTTTCAGTTCCTAGGTTGGAAATTCAAGCGGCTATGATGGGAGCTCGATTAATGCAAACCGTAAGCTCTGCACTCACGGTCAACATAAAAAGACGATTCCTGTGGACAGATTCAACGGTAGTTCTAGCCTGGCTTCGCTCCGACAGTCGTCGATATCCTCCGTTCGTGTCGTTTCGAgtcggtgaaatcctttcgctTACCAGTGTTGATGAATGGTACTACGTGCCTTCAAAGCTCAACGTAGCTGACGATGCCACGAAGTGGAATACAGGATTGTCGTTTGATCCAGACAGCCGTTGGTTTCAAGCCCCCTCATTTTTACCCACGAAAGAGCAGTGGCCCAAACAGTCTACTAAAGTAGATGAAGCGGATGCCTCCGTTGAAGAAGTTCGAGTAGTAGCAGTACACCAGGCAGTAGAGGAGATCGTTAATGCAGATCGTTTTTCTAACTGGAATCGATTAGTAAGGGCGATGGCTTATGTTTATAAAGCAATAAATAAATGGAAACAATCTGAAAGCGGTAGTTGTCTTCGGCAGGATGAGTTCAATAAGGCAGAGGAAGCTCTCTGGCGCCAGGCGCAAGCGCAGTCATATGAGGAAGAGATTCAGGCATTGACGAAGGGTTGCAGTGTTAGTAAACAAAGCTCGCTGAGGTCGATGGTTCTCTATCTGGACGATAAAGGACTTGTTCGGATCAAAGGCCGAATCGGAAATGCATCACATATTCCCTACGCGACCAGGTACCCAGTAGTACTTCCCAGGAACAGCCGAATAACCTTTCTTCTTGTGGATGCTTTCCATCGACGGTTTCTTCATGCGAACAACGAAACAGTTTACAACGAATTGCGACAGAAGTTTCACATTCCAAAATTGCGAACATTCATACGCCAAGTTGGAAGAATTTGTCAGCACTGTAAAGTGAAGAAAGCTGTTCCGGTGCCACCGTTAATGGGACCGCTTCCCAAAGTACGCTTAACGCCATTTATTCGACCATTTACGTACGTCGGTGTCGATTATATGGGACCGTTCGAGGTCAAAATTGGACGCAGTCTGGTAAAGCGCTGGATATGCTTGTTCACCTGTCTCACGATTCGGGCAGTTCATTTGGAACTGGTGCATAGCCTTTCAACAATCTCTTGTGTAATGGCAGTCAGAAGATTTGTGTCTCGGCGGGGCGCGCCTCTTGAGATTTTCTCCGATAATGGCACCAACTTCGTTGGAGCAAATCGCCAGTTGACAGAAGAAAGGTCGAAAATCGAGAAAATATCCAAGCACTGTGCCGCCACATTCACGAACGCAGATACGCAGTGGCATTTTAACGTTCCTGCAGCTCCGCATATGGGTGGaccatgggaacgcatggttaaATCCGTAAAGATTGCGATGAAAGCTATTTCAGACAGTCCCCGACATCCAAGTGATGAGGTTTTAGAAACTATCATGTTGGAAGCGGAAGGCATTGTGAATTCCCGACCACTGACCTACGTACCGTTGGAAGCAGAAGATCAAGAGTCACTCACGCCGAATCATTTCCTGCTATACAGTTCAAGCGGGATTAAACAACCACCGAGCGATCCTGTAGCTAAAGGATACATTCTACGGGATAGTTGGAAGCTAGCGCAGCACATCGTAGATGAATTCTGGCGAAGGTGGGTTCGGGAATATCTTCCAATGTTAACGCGCCAGACGAAATGGTTCGATGCAGTTAAACCATTAGCACCGGGCGATCTAGTTGTCGTCGTGGATGAACAAGCTAGAAACCGTTGGGAACGAGGACGCATTCTCGAGACGTTTCCGGATAAAACCGGACAAGTAAGAAGAGCGACGGTGCAGACAAACAGAGGAGTGTTTGCTAGGCCGGCGGTGAAGCTAGCCGTTCTAGATGTCGTAAGCAGTAGCCAGAACTCGGAGCGAATCGCTTCGGAATCGGGGATGATTCACGGGTAG
- the LOC131437854 gene encoding nuclear inhibitor of protein phosphatase 1 isoform X2 — MSNHYDIPSWAGKPPTGLHLDVMKDDKLIQKLMIDEKKCYLFGRNPQMNDFCIDHASCSRVHAAFVYHKHLNIAYLVDLGSTHGTYIGSVRLEAHKPTQLQINSLFHFGASTRHYMLRERPTVGSRSNIMEDIPMLDSSDGTYLGLPESQTELDNLTEYNTAHNRRISMLGITDESTNFKKNMKNKRKRKGVQFNEDEIIINPEDIDPSIGRFRNLIQSTVVPVSTKRAKFDMNSFSTSSSSGKSLQHSHSLVPNLYHGIDDHTSDGRNSVGSATGFNFDMDTTPCGLSTKLGIILPNPAPDVNPMSATPSMMPPPLYSTMAPKSVKIVDKPDVSDEPKKKKYAKEQWPGRKPLGLGGF; from the exons atgtcgaACCACTATGATATCCCGAGTTG GGCCGGGAAACCTCCTACAGGCCTTCATTTGGATGTTATGAAAGACGATAAATTAATTCAGAAACTAATGATTGACGAAAAAAAATGCTACCTTTTTGGGCGAAATCCTCAAATGAATGACTTCTGCATTGATCATGCATCTTGTTCGCGGGTTCATGCAGCATTTGTTTATCACAAGCATCTCAACATTGCCTACCTGGTAGACCTAGGATCAACACATGGAACTTATATTGGATCAGTACGGTTGGAGGCACATAAACCAACCCAACTGCAAATTAACTCGTTGTTTCACTTTGGAGCCTCAACGAGACACTATATGCTAAGGGAACGTCCAACGGTCGGATCAAGATCTAATATCATGGAAGACATTCCCATGTTGGACTCTAGTGATGGAACTTACCTTGGATTACCTGAAAGTCAGACAGAACTCGat AATTTGACTGAATACAATACTGCTCACAACCGACGAATTTCGATGTTGGGCATCACTGATGAAAGTACTAATTTTAAAAAG AATATGAAAAACAAACGTAAAAGAAAAGGTGTTCAGTTCAATGAAGATGAGATCATCATTAACCCGGAGGATATTGATCCAAGTATAGGCCGTTTTCGTAATCTTATACAGTCTACTGTTGTTCCTGTATCTACGAAAAGAGCGAAGTTTGACATGAACA GTTTTTCGACTTCATCTTCCTCTGGAAAATCACTGCAGCATTCACACAGTTTGGTGCCAAATTTATACCATGGCATTGATGATCACACGAGTGATGGACGAAACAGTGTTGGTAGCGCAACAGGTTTTAATTTTGATATGGACACTACTCCCTGTGGATTATCAACAAAATTGGGTATCATCTTACCCAATCCAGCACCGGATGTTAATCCTATGAGTGCAACACCCTCGATGATGCCTCCTCCACTTTACAGCACCATGGCTCCCAAAAGTG TTAAAATTGTCGACAAACCAGATGTGTCTGATGAAcctaagaagaaaaaatacgcCAAGGAACAGTGGCCCGGAAGAAAGCCACTTGGATTGGGTGGGTTCTAA
- the LOC131437854 gene encoding nuclear inhibitor of protein phosphatase 1 isoform X1, whose amino-acid sequence MSNHYDIPSWAGKPPTGLHLDVMKDDKLIQKLMIDEKKCYLFGRNPQMNDFCIDHASCSRVHAAFVYHKHLNIAYLVDLGSTHGTYIGSVRLEAHKPTQLQINSLFHFGASTRHYMLRERPTVGSRSNIMEDIPMLDSSDGTYLGLPESQTELDNLTEYNTAHNRRISMLGITDESTNFKKNMKNKRKRKGVQFNEDEIIINPEDIDPSIGRFRNLIQSTVVPVSTKRAKFDMNSMGFSTSSSSGKSLQHSHSLVPNLYHGIDDHTSDGRNSVGSATGFNFDMDTTPCGLSTKLGIILPNPAPDVNPMSATPSMMPPPLYSTMAPKSVKIVDKPDVSDEPKKKKYAKEQWPGRKPLGLGGF is encoded by the exons atgtcgaACCACTATGATATCCCGAGTTG GGCCGGGAAACCTCCTACAGGCCTTCATTTGGATGTTATGAAAGACGATAAATTAATTCAGAAACTAATGATTGACGAAAAAAAATGCTACCTTTTTGGGCGAAATCCTCAAATGAATGACTTCTGCATTGATCATGCATCTTGTTCGCGGGTTCATGCAGCATTTGTTTATCACAAGCATCTCAACATTGCCTACCTGGTAGACCTAGGATCAACACATGGAACTTATATTGGATCAGTACGGTTGGAGGCACATAAACCAACCCAACTGCAAATTAACTCGTTGTTTCACTTTGGAGCCTCAACGAGACACTATATGCTAAGGGAACGTCCAACGGTCGGATCAAGATCTAATATCATGGAAGACATTCCCATGTTGGACTCTAGTGATGGAACTTACCTTGGATTACCTGAAAGTCAGACAGAACTCGat AATTTGACTGAATACAATACTGCTCACAACCGACGAATTTCGATGTTGGGCATCACTGATGAAAGTACTAATTTTAAAAAG AATATGAAAAACAAACGTAAAAGAAAAGGTGTTCAGTTCAATGAAGATGAGATCATCATTAACCCGGAGGATATTGATCCAAGTATAGGCCGTTTTCGTAATCTTATACAGTCTACTGTTGTTCCTGTATCTACGAAAAGAGCGAAGTTTGACATGAACAGTATGG GTTTTTCGACTTCATCTTCCTCTGGAAAATCACTGCAGCATTCACACAGTTTGGTGCCAAATTTATACCATGGCATTGATGATCACACGAGTGATGGACGAAACAGTGTTGGTAGCGCAACAGGTTTTAATTTTGATATGGACACTACTCCCTGTGGATTATCAACAAAATTGGGTATCATCTTACCCAATCCAGCACCGGATGTTAATCCTATGAGTGCAACACCCTCGATGATGCCTCCTCCACTTTACAGCACCATGGCTCCCAAAAGTG TTAAAATTGTCGACAAACCAGATGTGTCTGATGAAcctaagaagaaaaaatacgcCAAGGAACAGTGGCCCGGAAGAAAGCCACTTGGATTGGGTGGGTTCTAA